Proteins from a genomic interval of Spea bombifrons isolate aSpeBom1 chromosome 4, aSpeBom1.2.pri, whole genome shotgun sequence:
- the STAR gene encoding steroidogenic acute regulatory protein, mitochondrial produces MLPATFKLCAGISYRHLRNMTGLRRTAAVALSHELEKLALVGPGPSKWLNQVRRRSSLLSSRLEEKLYNDVEMSYITQGEEALKKSMSILGEQDGWKTEIVAKNGDKVLSKVLPDIGKVFKLEAVVDQPLDNVYKELVDNMEQMGEWNPNVKEVKILQKIGKDTVITHEKAAETAGNIIGPRDFVSIRCSKRRGSTCILAGMSTRFGGMPEQKGYVRAENGPTCMVLHPLVEDHSKTKLTWLLSIDLKGWLPKSLINQVLSQTQVDFAKHLRCRVTATHPTMSLC; encoded by the exons ATGTTACCGGCGACATTCAAACTCTGCGCTGGGATATCGTACAGGCATCTTCGCAACATGACCG gccTTAGACGAACTGCTGCTGTGGCGCTGTCACACGAACTTGAGAAATTGGCTTTAGTTGGGCCTGGGCCCAGTAAATGGCTTAATCAAGTGAGAAGGCGAAGCTCTTTATTGA GTTCCAGACTTGAGGAGAAGCTCTACAATGACGTTGAGATGTCCTACATCACACAGGGTGAGGAGGCCTTAAAGAAGTCCATGAGCATCCTTGGAGAGCAGGACGGATGGAAAACAGAGATTGTGGCG AAAAACGGAGATAAAGTTCTAAGCAAAGTCCTCCCGGACATTGGTAAGGTCTTCAAGCTGGAAGCAGTGGTAGACCAGCCCTTGGACAATGTTTACAAAGAACTCGTGGACAACATGGAGCAAATGGGAGAGTGGAACCCCAATGTCAAAGAAGTTAAG ATCCTGCAGAAGATAGGGAAGGACACCGTGATAACGCATGAGAAGGCAGCAGAGACGGCTGGAAACATCATAGGCCCGCGGGACTTTGTAAGCATTAGGTGCAGCAAAAGAAGAGGGTCTACCTGCATCCTTGCCGGTATGTCAACACGATTTGGAGGCATGCCAGAACAGAAGGGATACGTTAG GGCAGAGAATGGTCCCACATGTATGGTACTCCATCCGTTGGTTGAAGATCACTCAAAGACCAAACTAACCTGGCTACTCAGTATTGATTTAAAG GGGTGGCTGCCAAAGTCTCTCATCAACCAGGTTTTGTCACAGACGCAAGTGGATTTCGCCAAACATCTCCGTTGTAGAGTCACAGCAACGCACCCTACTATGTCCCTCTGCTAG